One segment of Brassica napus cultivar Da-Ae chromosome C3, Da-Ae, whole genome shotgun sequence DNA contains the following:
- the LOC106388807 gene encoding probable LRR receptor-like serine/threonine-protein kinase At3g47570 isoform X1, translated as MRLFILFSFSALMLLEAYGFTDETDRKALLDFKSQVSEDRQDVLSSWNNSSPLCSWEGVTCGLNNKRVTRLELGGRQLRGMISPSIGNLSFLVSLNLSDNSIGGTIPHQVGNLFRLKYLNMSINNLGGELPVDLFNCSRLLALILFKNHLGGSVPSELGSLANLETLRLGFNNLRGMLPASLGNLTSLMRVGLSVNEIEGGLPDDLAKLTRLVYLELGMNRFSGVFPPSIYNFSLLEHLNMFSNGFSGSLKPDFGNLLPNLRELFMGGNSFTGPIPTTLSNISNLQLLGIEHNKMVGSISSSFGKLRNLQHMGLNSNSLGSYSSGDLQFLKAFTNCTQLHILNVNTNMLGGDLPTSVTNLSTNLQQLNLGINFISGTIPYDIGNLISLQKLRLDDNLLTGPPPSSIGKLSRLVLLNLTSNRMSGETPSSIGNITRLEQIYLSNNSFEGTLPPTLGQCKYLLYLSIGSNKLNGAIPQEIMQIQSLVHLNLSDNSLTGSLPKYIKPLERLCTLSVAHNKLSGQLPQVLGDCLSVENLYLQGNFFDGDIPNIKGLMGAKRLDFSNNNLSGSIPGYFANFSSLEYLNLSINNFEGKVPTEGKFQNATAVTVFGNKDLCGGIKELKLKPCIIVQAQPMETSHFSLWKKVSIGVSVGIALLLMVFMAYISLRWFRKRKKNQQTNNPTSSRLEVFHENISYVYLRNATDGFSSRNLIGSGSFGTVFKALLPTENKVVAVKVLNLRRRGAMKSFMTECESLKNIRHRNLVKLLTACSSIDFQGNDFRALIYEFMPNGSLDMWLHPEEVEEIRRPTRALTLFERLNIAIDVISVLEHIHVYCHEPIAHCDLKPSNVLLNDDLTAHVGDFGIAQLLMKFDKESLFNQLSSAGVRGTIGYAAPEYGMGGQPSIYGDVYSFGVLLLEMFTGKQPTNELFGGNVTLRSYTKLALPEKVLEIADSSILNSCPRVSIPRDECLTLILELGFRCCEESPMNRLATSEARKELISIREIFFIARRTGRR; from the exons atgagattgtttattttattttctttcagtGCTCTCATGTTACTTGAAGCATATGGTTTTACCGATGAAACTGATAGGAAAGCATTGCTCGACTTCAAATCTCAAGTTTCTGAAGACAGACAAGATGTTTTGTCCTCATGGAATAACTCATCCCCTCTCTGTAGTTGGGAAGGGGTTACATGTGGCCTCAATAACAAGAGAGTTACCCGTTTGGAACTTGGAGGAAGGCAGTTAAGGGGAATGATATCACCATCTATTGGTAATCTTTCCTTCCTCGTATCACTTAATCTCTCTGATAACTCTATTGGTGGAACTATCCCTCACCAGGTGGGGAACTTGTTTAGACTTAAGTATTTGAATATGAGCATTAATAATCTCGGAGGAGAGCTTCCCGTCGATCTATTTAACTGCTCTAGATTGTTGGCccttattttatttaagaaccaTCTTGGAGGAAGCGTTCCTTCAGAACTAGGATCATTGGCGAATCTTGAAACTTTACGTCTTGGTTTTAACaacttgagagggatgctccctGCTTCTCTAGGGAACTTGACATCTCTCATGCGAGTAGGCTTATCAGTGAACGAAATAGAAGGAGGACTTCCTGATGATCTAGCTAAATTGACTCGGTTGGTGTATCTTGAACTAGGAATGAACAGATTCTCAGGCGTTTTTCCTCCCTCCATCTACAATTTTTCCTTGCTTGAGCACTTGAACATGTTTAGTAATGGTTTTTCAGGAAGCCTAAAGCCTGATTTCGGTAACCTACTACCAAATCTTAGAGAATTGTTTATGGGAGGTAACAGTTTCACAGGACCCATCCCAACAACACTTTCAAATATCTCAAATCTTCAACTCTTAGGAATCGAGCATAACAAAATGGTAGGAAGTATTTCTTCGAGCTTTGGAAAACTACGGAATTTGCAACATATGGGACTCAACAGTAATTCTTTGGGAAGTTACTCTTCTGGAGATCTTCAATTTCTTAAGGCTTTTACTAATTGTACCCAACttcatattttaaatgttaataCAAATATGCTTGGAGGTGACTTGCCTACCTCTGTTACGAACCTGTCCACCAACCTCCAACAATTAAACCTTGGAATAAATTTCATCTCTGGAACCATTCCTTATGACATTGGGAATCTCATCAGCCTACAAAAACTTAGGTTAGACGACAACTTGTTGACCGGACCACCACCAAGTTCCATCGGAAAGCTTTCTAGATTGGTGTTATTAAACCTCACGTCAAATAGAATGTCAGGAGAGACACCTTCTTCAATAGGAAACATCACTCGGTTAGAACAAATTTATTTGTCCAACAATAGTTTTGAAGGAACCCTTCCTCCAACTCTTGGTCAGTGCAAATACTTGTTATATTTGTCGATTGGGTCTAATAAGTTGAATGGGGCTATACCTCAGGAGATTATGCAAATTCAGTCCCTTGTTCACCTCAACTTGTCAGATAATTCCTTGACAGGTTCTCTGCCAAAGTATATTAAACCACTAGAACGTCTTTGCACACTGTCTGTTGCCCATAATAAATTATCCGGGCAACTCCCTCAAGTCTTGGGAGACTGTCTCTCGGTAGAGAATCTTTATTTACAAGGAAATTTTTTTGACGGTGATATTCCAAATATAAAGGGGTTGATGGGTGCTAAAAGACTTGATTTCTCGAACAATAATCTCTCCGGAAGTATACCTGGATATTTTGCAAACTTTTCTTCCTTGGAGTATCTTAATCTATCCATCAACAATTTCGAGGGAAAGGTGCCAACAGAAGGAAAATTTCAGAATGCTACTGCAGTTACAGTATTTGGAAACAAAGATCTATGTGGAGGTATCAAGGAACTGAAACTGAAGCCATGTATTATTGTGCAAGCACAACCAATGGAGACTAGCCATTTCTCTCTTTGGAAGAAAGTTTCCATTGGGGTAAGCGTAGGAATAGCTTTGCTTTTGATGGTGTTCATGGCTTATATTTCTCTACGTTGGTTCAGAAAGCGAAAGAAGAACCAGCAGACCAATAATCCAACTTCTTCCAGACTAGAGGTTTTCCACGAAAATATAAGTTATGTATATCTCCGTAATGCAACGGATGGCTTCTCTTCCAGAAATTTGATTGGATCAGGCAGTTTTGGCACCGTGTTTAAGGCATTGCTTCCAACAGAGAACAAGGTTGTTGCAGTGAAAGTTCTAAACCTGCGGAGACGTGGAGCTATGAAGAGCTTTATGACAGAGTGTGAATCCCTTAAGAACATAAGGCATCGTAACCTTGTGAAACTATTGACGGCTTGTTCGAGTATTGATTTTCAGGGAAATGATTTCAGAGCTCTTATCTATGAGTTTATGCCAAATGGAAGCCTAGATATGTGGCTGCACCCTGAGGAAGTGGAAGAGATTCGTAGGCCCACAAGAGCCTTGACCCTCTTTGAAAGGCTCAACATTGCTATAGATGTGATTTCTGTTTTGGAACATATTCATGTTTATTGCCATGAACCTATAGCTCATTGTGATCTCAAGCCGAGCAACGTCCTCCTAAACGATGATCTGACTGCCCATGTTGGCGACTTTGGCATTGCTCAACTGCTCATGAAATTTGACAAGGAGTCTTTGTTCAACCAACTAAGCTCGGCCGGCGTCAGAGGAACCATCGGCTATGCCGCACCAG AATATGGAATGGGAGGACAACCATCAATATATGGTGATGTGTATAGCTTTGGTGTTCTTCTTTTGGAAATGTTCACTGGAAAGCAACCAACAAATGAGTTATTTGGGGGAAACGTTACCCTACGTAGCTACACCAAGTTGGCGTTGCCAGAGAAAGTGTTGGAAATTGCAGACAGTTCGATTCTTAATAGCTGTCCCAGAGTTAGTATCCCTCGTGATGAATGCTTGACACTGATTTTGGAATTGGGATTTAGGTGTTGTGAAGAATCTCCGATGAACCGTTTGGCCACGAGTGAAGCCAGAAAGGAATTAATCTCAATCAGAGAGATATTCTTTATAGCCAGAAGAACAGGAAGACGTTGA
- the LOC111212728 gene encoding uncharacterized protein LOC111212728, producing MGPESRSTPISASSPASSSSPSGKRTRDPEDDEVYLDNLRSQKRYLSEIMACSLNGLTVGDSLPVNMLDSPSRSDTLLSPNNHIHRDDLSLQYSPMSEDSDEARFCEDPITSTSSSQQPESRPTSPVSPYRYHRPLTSTTSHHLSNSHSCPASMSTNATTPQSRPRGSDTEGRFPSSPSDICHSSDLRRTALLRSVQMRTQPCGIASTSGTSNVDGGEEKLCFKSMEEDNRGEDVSYTQVSGGKSKSCKALDMRLCER from the exons ATGGGGCCGGAATCGCGATCGACGCCGATATCAGCATCGTCGCCGGCGTCGTCTTCTTCGCCGAGCGGGAAACGAACAAGAGATCCGGAAGACGACGAGGTCTATCTCGACAACCTCCGCTCCCAGAAACGTTATCTCAGCGAG ATAATGGCTTGCAGTTTAAACGGACTAACCGTCGGAGACTCGCTTCCTGTCAACATGTTAGACTCTCCTTCTCGCTCTGACACCCTTCTTTCTCCCAACAATCACATTCACAG GGATGACTTGTCATTACAGTACTCTCCCATGTCTGAAGACTCCGACGAAGCTAGGTTCTGCGAGGACCCAATAACAAGCACGAGCTCATCGCAGCAACCCGAGAGCCGCCCTACTAGTCCTGTTTCACCTTACCGATACCATAGACCTCTTACTTCAACAACCTCACACCATTTGTCAAATTCACATTCATGCCCTGCCTCCATGAGCACCAATGCTACTACTCCACAGTCTCGTCCAAGAGGATCAGACACGGAAGGAAGGTTTCCATCGTCGCCTAGCGACATCTGCCATTCCAGTGACTTGAGAAGGACCGCTCTACTCAGGTCTGTTCAAATGAGAACACAGCCTTGTGGTATTGCTTCAACTTCTGGGACAAGCAATGTTGACGGTGGTGAAGAGAAGTTGTGCTTTAAGTCTATGGAAGAAGATAATAGAGGGGAAGATGTCTCTTATACTCAAGTCTCCGGCGGTAAGAGCAAGTCTTGTAAAGCATTGGACATGAGACTATGTGAACGATGA
- the LOC106388807 gene encoding probable LRR receptor-like serine/threonine-protein kinase At3g47570 isoform X2 has translation MRLFILFSFSALMLLEAYGFTDETDRKALLDFKSQVSEDRQDVLSSWNNSSPLCSWEGVTCGLNNKRVTRLELGGRQLRGMISPSIGSLKPDFGNLLPNLRELFMGGNSFTGPIPTTLSNISNLQLLGIEHNKMVGSISSSFGKLRNLQHMGLNSNSLGSYSSGDLQFLKAFTNCTQLHILNVNTNMLGGDLPTSVTNLSTNLQQLNLGINFISGTIPYDIGNLISLQKLRLDDNLLTGPPPSSIGKLSRLVLLNLTSNRMSGETPSSIGNITRLEQIYLSNNSFEGTLPPTLGQCKYLLYLSIGSNKLNGAIPQEIMQIQSLVHLNLSDNSLTGSLPKYIKPLERLCTLSVAHNKLSGQLPQVLGDCLSVENLYLQGNFFDGDIPNIKGLMGAKRLDFSNNNLSGSIPGYFANFSSLEYLNLSINNFEGKVPTEGKFQNATAVTVFGNKDLCGGIKELKLKPCIIVQAQPMETSHFSLWKKVSIGVSVGIALLLMVFMAYISLRWFRKRKKNQQTNNPTSSRLEVFHENISYVYLRNATDGFSSRNLIGSGSFGTVFKALLPTENKVVAVKVLNLRRRGAMKSFMTECESLKNIRHRNLVKLLTACSSIDFQGNDFRALIYEFMPNGSLDMWLHPEEVEEIRRPTRALTLFERLNIAIDVISVLEHIHVYCHEPIAHCDLKPSNVLLNDDLTAHVGDFGIAQLLMKFDKESLFNQLSSAGVRGTIGYAAPEYGMGGQPSIYGDVYSFGVLLLEMFTGKQPTNELFGGNVTLRSYTKLALPEKVLEIADSSILNSCPRVSIPRDECLTLILELGFRCCEESPMNRLATSEARKELISIREIFFIARRTGRR, from the exons atgagattgtttattttattttctttcagtGCTCTCATGTTACTTGAAGCATATGGTTTTACCGATGAAACTGATAGGAAAGCATTGCTCGACTTCAAATCTCAAGTTTCTGAAGACAGACAAGATGTTTTGTCCTCATGGAATAACTCATCCCCTCTCTGTAGTTGGGAAGGGGTTACATGTGGCCTCAATAACAAGAGAGTTACCCGTTTGGAACTTGGAGGAAGGCAGTTAAGGGGAATGATATCACCATCTATTG GAAGCCTAAAGCCTGATTTCGGTAACCTACTACCAAATCTTAGAGAATTGTTTATGGGAGGTAACAGTTTCACAGGACCCATCCCAACAACACTTTCAAATATCTCAAATCTTCAACTCTTAGGAATCGAGCATAACAAAATGGTAGGAAGTATTTCTTCGAGCTTTGGAAAACTACGGAATTTGCAACATATGGGACTCAACAGTAATTCTTTGGGAAGTTACTCTTCTGGAGATCTTCAATTTCTTAAGGCTTTTACTAATTGTACCCAACttcatattttaaatgttaataCAAATATGCTTGGAGGTGACTTGCCTACCTCTGTTACGAACCTGTCCACCAACCTCCAACAATTAAACCTTGGAATAAATTTCATCTCTGGAACCATTCCTTATGACATTGGGAATCTCATCAGCCTACAAAAACTTAGGTTAGACGACAACTTGTTGACCGGACCACCACCAAGTTCCATCGGAAAGCTTTCTAGATTGGTGTTATTAAACCTCACGTCAAATAGAATGTCAGGAGAGACACCTTCTTCAATAGGAAACATCACTCGGTTAGAACAAATTTATTTGTCCAACAATAGTTTTGAAGGAACCCTTCCTCCAACTCTTGGTCAGTGCAAATACTTGTTATATTTGTCGATTGGGTCTAATAAGTTGAATGGGGCTATACCTCAGGAGATTATGCAAATTCAGTCCCTTGTTCACCTCAACTTGTCAGATAATTCCTTGACAGGTTCTCTGCCAAAGTATATTAAACCACTAGAACGTCTTTGCACACTGTCTGTTGCCCATAATAAATTATCCGGGCAACTCCCTCAAGTCTTGGGAGACTGTCTCTCGGTAGAGAATCTTTATTTACAAGGAAATTTTTTTGACGGTGATATTCCAAATATAAAGGGGTTGATGGGTGCTAAAAGACTTGATTTCTCGAACAATAATCTCTCCGGAAGTATACCTGGATATTTTGCAAACTTTTCTTCCTTGGAGTATCTTAATCTATCCATCAACAATTTCGAGGGAAAGGTGCCAACAGAAGGAAAATTTCAGAATGCTACTGCAGTTACAGTATTTGGAAACAAAGATCTATGTGGAGGTATCAAGGAACTGAAACTGAAGCCATGTATTATTGTGCAAGCACAACCAATGGAGACTAGCCATTTCTCTCTTTGGAAGAAAGTTTCCATTGGGGTAAGCGTAGGAATAGCTTTGCTTTTGATGGTGTTCATGGCTTATATTTCTCTACGTTGGTTCAGAAAGCGAAAGAAGAACCAGCAGACCAATAATCCAACTTCTTCCAGACTAGAGGTTTTCCACGAAAATATAAGTTATGTATATCTCCGTAATGCAACGGATGGCTTCTCTTCCAGAAATTTGATTGGATCAGGCAGTTTTGGCACCGTGTTTAAGGCATTGCTTCCAACAGAGAACAAGGTTGTTGCAGTGAAAGTTCTAAACCTGCGGAGACGTGGAGCTATGAAGAGCTTTATGACAGAGTGTGAATCCCTTAAGAACATAAGGCATCGTAACCTTGTGAAACTATTGACGGCTTGTTCGAGTATTGATTTTCAGGGAAATGATTTCAGAGCTCTTATCTATGAGTTTATGCCAAATGGAAGCCTAGATATGTGGCTGCACCCTGAGGAAGTGGAAGAGATTCGTAGGCCCACAAGAGCCTTGACCCTCTTTGAAAGGCTCAACATTGCTATAGATGTGATTTCTGTTTTGGAACATATTCATGTTTATTGCCATGAACCTATAGCTCATTGTGATCTCAAGCCGAGCAACGTCCTCCTAAACGATGATCTGACTGCCCATGTTGGCGACTTTGGCATTGCTCAACTGCTCATGAAATTTGACAAGGAGTCTTTGTTCAACCAACTAAGCTCGGCCGGCGTCAGAGGAACCATCGGCTATGCCGCACCAG AATATGGAATGGGAGGACAACCATCAATATATGGTGATGTGTATAGCTTTGGTGTTCTTCTTTTGGAAATGTTCACTGGAAAGCAACCAACAAATGAGTTATTTGGGGGAAACGTTACCCTACGTAGCTACACCAAGTTGGCGTTGCCAGAGAAAGTGTTGGAAATTGCAGACAGTTCGATTCTTAATAGCTGTCCCAGAGTTAGTATCCCTCGTGATGAATGCTTGACACTGATTTTGGAATTGGGATTTAGGTGTTGTGAAGAATCTCCGATGAACCGTTTGGCCACGAGTGAAGCCAGAAAGGAATTAATCTCAATCAGAGAGATATTCTTTATAGCCAGAAGAACAGGAAGACGTTGA